GAAACGAGTACTAAACTGAgtggaatcaaaacaaacgtcaaACATAGGGCATTTTGGCGGGCTCAATTGACAGACAAATCATCATTACGCCATTATGTTTTGCTGATTCGGGTGCTAGTGACGCCTGCGTTTCCCTCGTCTGGCTGGGGCATAATTAGCGAAGAATTAAAGGACCAACAGCAGTTTTAGTTTTGCTCAGTGCGTAAGGCATCAAAATGTCGCAGCCAACGGTGGCATCGTATTTTAACACCCGCAAACGTGCAGCTGTTGATCACTTGGGTGGTGCGCAAAGGAATAAggtactgctgctggacaACCCAGCTGTAGAAAGCATTGGAAACTTGACAAACAGTTCACAGAACTCGGATGATCACGAAAAGCTGCGTTATATATTTGCTAACACAACGAACTTCTCTTCAAAGAACAATGAGACAGATGGCAAGAGTGTCGTTGGTCCATCGGATATGGCAGAGCTGGGTCGCCGTGTCACACGTGCATCACGGGCCATCAAGCGCATCGGGACAGTGGATTTGGACGAGAAAACGATAACTTTGCTTTCCGCCGCTCAGCCGAAACTTGTATCCTTTATTAAGAAAGGAAACCTCTCGCCTCAGAAGCGGCACAACACGACCAATAGCCCCGCGAAGCAGCCGGTTGAATTAATGAACAAGTTGGCTTCACCGAAAAAACCAACCGATGGCTCGACACAGGAGGGGGCTGAGTTTTCTTCTCGAGACACCAACAAACAgctgcaaaagcaaaacaaagccaacgAAGTTGCCAAAAAATCAACGTTGGCCAACACTGCGAAAGCTAACGATGCGCTGGGAGCAGCTCGCGGACGGCTGATCAGCCATCCACGCCTCCCGGAATTCAAATCAAAGATGGACGCCATACAGAAAGGAATGAGCGAATTGAAACGCTTACAAAAGCAGGGTCTCGAGGGGAAGCCAAAGCCAGCCGTAAATGCTGAAGCTGCGTCGAAAAATCTTAAAGAATTTGCCTCGCTCGAAATGGAGGTGATGGTCAGGTAAGGTAGTTTGAGACTGCGGTGCGGTAATTTGGTGTCTTTAAAATTCCTTATTTTTTTACAGTCCcaaaaaaacattcaccacTCCAACAAAAATGCTGAAGACGCCGACTAAAAACAGCACCAACATGAACTCTGCAACGAAGAATGTCACACCTACCCGCCATTCGGCGCTTATGAGTCCCATAAAGGATCCTTCAGCAGCAACTCCTGTTACAGCAAGCCCAAAGAAGGTTCCTGCATACCAACGTTACCATGCCTTGACGATTCCCGGTCTGCCGACGTTGCATCTTCCGTACAAATATCGATCCTTACTAGAGCTTTTTAAGTGTATTGACACGGTGGTTGCGATGTTTCACAATCGCAAAGAGCAAATCACCTTTAAGAAACTCAAACCGGCCGTGCAACGGATGGCTAGAAAAAATTTTTACGAGTCGCATTTAGCACAGATAAAACACCTTTACCCAGATGCGTTTTTGTTGAGCCAGGAAATGACGAAAAACTACGGGTCTGCCACGAAACACGAGACGTACCAGCTTGTC
The nucleotide sequence above comes from Anopheles bellator chromosome 1, idAnoBellAS_SP24_06.2, whole genome shotgun sequence. Encoded proteins:
- the LOC131216324 gene encoding DNA replication factor Cdt1, with product MSQPTVASYFNTRKRAAVDHLGGAQRNKVLLLDNPAVESIGNLTNSSQNSDDHEKLRYIFANTTNFSSKNNETDGKSVVGPSDMAELGRRVTRASRAIKRIGTVDLDEKTITLLSAAQPKLVSFIKKGNLSPQKRHNTTNSPAKQPVELMNKLASPKKPTDGSTQEGAEFSSRDTNKQLQKQNKANEVAKKSTLANTAKANDALGAARGRLISHPRLPEFKSKMDAIQKGMSELKRLQKQGLEGKPKPAVNAEAASKNLKEFASLEMEVMVSPKKTFTTPTKMLKTPTKNSTNMNSATKNVTPTRHSALMSPIKDPSAATPVTASPKKVPAYQRYHALTIPGLPTLHLPYKYRSLLELFKCIDTVVAMFHNRKEQITFKKLKPAVQRMARKNFYESHLAQIKHLYPDAFLLSQEMTKNYGSATKHETYQLVIRPNIQEKSTEGKEKHDASFLRTLQNQAMNSQVMIERQQRFHRLLLEKAKDAHQEFLSARDPPLTVEREKIVRWHEEFDVESACPDIEQVALPQPPNVEKFSSAKDILSTARNLFNCGTPLERALQRLEEKKRQAATTTATANLSIVDASEHNKPSVSVKPESTTRITADYNVLKTIPKALLEKIRAKQAAKALDQMTRRPSQEKEAIKYGRLPELARHIRNVFVTERKNVLPLETPLVKIENSYRGKLTLQELEEHIRLIAQLVPFWLTLPEVRKVKYAKIAKDCDLSKVIGVLEQKANEAVQ